One Methylosarcina fibrata AML-C10 DNA segment encodes these proteins:
- a CDS encoding FG-GAP repeat domain-containing protein has protein sequence MKTKNPFTLNLSVYAITVIISFFVMMKPLTANAEKLDFNGDGKSDVFWRNSLTGETSAWLIDGKNVQYTQYGTVPDSSGWEIWGAGDFNGDGNTDVFWYNYNTGATSAWLIDGGQVIQYTQYGTVPDSSGWYIVGFGDFNGDGNTDVFWYNLYTGATSAWLIDGGQVIQYTEYEAVSDDWSIKGFGDFNGDGNTDVFWYNYKTGATSAWLIDGGQVIQYTQYGTVPDSSFWEIWGVGDFNGDGNTDVFWYNYNTGATSAWLIDGGQVIQYTEYGTVPDSSGWRIAGFGDFNGDGNTDVFWYNLNTGKTSAWLIDGENVQYKEYGPTSQGSDWPDWIIADFGDFNGDGTTDVFWFNTYNGQTLAWQFRKGLISRYSLVKYSTALPSSGWYPVSFFVYYYLL, from the coding sequence ATGAAAACTAAAAATCCATTCACGCTCAATCTGTCGGTTTACGCAATCACTGTCATTATAAGTTTTTTTGTCATGATGAAGCCGTTGACCGCGAATGCCGAAAAGCTCGATTTTAACGGCGACGGCAAATCGGACGTATTCTGGCGAAATTCCTTGACCGGAGAGACCTCGGCGTGGCTAATCGATGGGAAGAACGTCCAATACACGCAGTACGGTACCGTGCCAGACTCATCCGGCTGGGAAATCTGGGGTGCTGGCGACTTCAACGGCGATGGCAACACAGACGTATTCTGGTATAACTACAATACCGGAGCGACTTCGGCGTGGCTAATCGATGGAGGACAGGTCATCCAATACACGCAATACGGTACCGTGCCAGACTCATCCGGCTGGTATATCGTAGGTTTCGGCGACTTCAACGGCGATGGCAACACAGACGTATTCTGGTATAATCTCTATACCGGAGCGACCTCGGCATGGCTAATCGATGGGGGACAAGTCATCCAATACACGGAGTACGAAGCTGTGTCCGATGACTGGTCGATCAAAGGTTTTGGCGACTTCAACGGCGATGGCAACACCGACGTATTCTGGTATAACTACAAAACCGGAGCGACTTCGGCGTGGCTAATCGATGGAGGACAGGTCATCCAATACACGCAATACGGTACCGTGCCAGACTCATCCTTCTGGGAAATCTGGGGTGTGGGCGACTTCAACGGCGATGGCAACACCGACGTATTCTGGTATAACTACAATACCGGAGCGACTTCGGCGTGGCTAATCGATGGAGGACAGGTCATCCAATATACGGAGTACGGTACCGTGCCAGACTCATCCGGCTGGCGTATCGCAGGTTTCGGCGATTTCAACGGCGATGGCAACACAGACGTATTCTGGTATAATCTCAATACCGGAAAGACCTCGGCGTGGCTGATCGATGGGGAGAATGTCCAATACAAGGAGTACGGCCCCACATCACAGGGATCCGACTGGCCTGACTGGATAATCGCAGATTTTGGCGACTTCAACGGCGATGGCACCACAGACGTATTCTGGTTTAATACCTATAATGGGCAGACCTTAGCGTGGCAATTCAGAAAGGGGCTGATCAGCCGATACTCCTTGGTAAAATACAGCACCGCGCTTCCCTCGTCTGGATGGTATCCTGTATCGTTCTTCGTTTATTATTATTTATTATGA
- a CDS encoding helix-turn-helix domain-containing protein, translating to METSNKSAVIINLERREMESAELADADPDHKSATAVPLSAYVRQAIDLYFAQLKDSEAEGLHAMVISAVEKPLLEATLTYSGHNQTKAAKALGLSRSTLRKKLEQYGLS from the coding sequence ATGGAAACATCTAATAAAAGCGCTGTAATCATCAATCTGGAACGTAGGGAAATGGAATCGGCCGAGCTGGCGGATGCCGATCCGGACCATAAAAGTGCCACAGCCGTTCCGTTATCGGCCTATGTTCGGCAGGCGATCGATCTTTATTTTGCGCAGTTGAAGGACAGCGAAGCCGAGGGGCTTCATGCCATGGTCATCAGTGCGGTGGAAAAACCCTTGCTGGAGGCCACCTTGACTTACTCCGGCCATAACCAGACCAAGGCCGCCAAGGCGCTCGGGCTAAGCCGCAGCACCTTGCGTAAAAAACTGGAGCAGTACGGCCTCTCTTAA
- the accC gene encoding acetyl-CoA carboxylase biotin carboxylase subunit: MFDKIVIANRGEIALRILRACRELGVKVVAVHSEADRNLKHVRLADESVCIGPAPSADSYLNIPAIISAAEVTDAEAIHPGYGFLSENADFSEKVKQSGFVFIGPNADTIRMMGDKISAKKAMQAAGIPCVPGNGDPLSDNPEKNLKLAAEIGYPVIIKAAGGGGGRGMRTVHTEAALLSAIEMTKAEAGSAFGNATVYMEKFLENPRHIEFQVMADAHGNAIHLGERDCSMQRRHQKVVEEAPAPGITEEQRKLMGERCAKACLDIGYLGAGTFEFLYENGEFYFIEMNTRVQVEHPVTEMVTGFDIVKEQLRIAAGEPLSITQDQVVMRGHAIECRLNAEDPKTFMPCPGTIEQFHMPGGPGIRCETHIYNGYKVPPYYDSMIGKLIAHGENRASAIARMNTALSEIIIDGIKTNIPLQHDIMNDSAFAAGGQNIHYLEKKLGLS; the protein is encoded by the coding sequence ATGTTTGACAAGATCGTGATCGCCAATCGGGGCGAAATTGCTTTACGTATTTTACGGGCCTGCCGCGAGTTGGGCGTCAAGGTCGTGGCCGTGCATTCGGAGGCGGACCGCAATCTGAAACATGTGCGCCTGGCCGATGAATCGGTCTGCATCGGACCGGCGCCGTCGGCCGACAGCTATCTGAACATTCCTGCCATCATTAGCGCGGCGGAAGTCACCGACGCCGAGGCCATCCATCCGGGCTACGGCTTTTTGTCGGAAAATGCCGATTTTTCCGAAAAAGTGAAACAGAGCGGTTTCGTTTTCATCGGTCCGAATGCCGACACCATCCGTATGATGGGCGATAAAATTTCCGCCAAAAAAGCCATGCAGGCGGCAGGTATTCCCTGCGTGCCGGGCAATGGCGACCCATTGAGCGACAATCCGGAAAAAAACCTGAAGCTGGCCGCGGAAATCGGTTATCCGGTGATCATCAAGGCGGCTGGCGGCGGCGGCGGCCGGGGCATGCGCACGGTCCATACCGAAGCGGCTTTGCTGAGCGCGATCGAGATGACCAAGGCCGAAGCCGGTAGCGCTTTCGGCAACGCCACGGTCTATATGGAAAAGTTTCTGGAAAATCCGCGCCATATCGAATTTCAGGTGATGGCCGATGCGCACGGCAACGCCATCCATCTGGGCGAGCGCGACTGCTCGATGCAGCGCCGCCATCAGAAAGTGGTGGAAGAAGCGCCGGCTCCGGGTATCACCGAAGAGCAGCGCAAGCTCATGGGCGAGCGTTGCGCGAAAGCCTGTCTCGACATCGGCTATCTGGGCGCGGGTACCTTCGAATTTCTTTATGAAAACGGGGAATTCTACTTTATCGAAATGAACACCCGCGTCCAGGTCGAACATCCGGTCACCGAGATGGTCACCGGTTTCGACATCGTCAAGGAACAACTTAGGATTGCCGCCGGCGAGCCTTTGTCGATCACCCAGGACCAGGTCGTCATGCGCGGCCATGCGATCGAATGCCGCCTGAACGCCGAAGATCCGAAGACGTTCATGCCGTGTCCCGGCACGATCGAGCAGTTCCATATGCCGGGCGGGCCGGGCATCCGCTGCGAAACGCATATTTACAATGGGTACAAGGTGCCGCCTTATTACGACTCGATGATCGGCAAGCTGATCGCGCACGGCGAGAATCGCGCCAGTGCGATTGCCCGAATGAACACGGCGTTAAGCGAAATCATCATCGACGGCATCAAAACCAATATTCCGCTGCAGCATGACATCATGAACGACAGCGCGTTCGCGGCCGGAGGCCAGAACATCCATTACCTGGAAAAGAAACTCGGCCTGAGCTGA
- a CDS encoding heavy metal translocating P-type ATPase metal-binding domain-containing protein, translating to MANVEYQSPCALCGQLVEIEGFTLQGPQGELKFCCAGCQSIYQLLYESETTPTTNHPSQKEEERKK from the coding sequence ATGGCCAATGTAGAATACCAATCCCCTTGCGCTCTTTGCGGCCAACTTGTCGAGATTGAAGGATTTACGTTACAAGGGCCACAAGGCGAACTGAAGTTTTGCTGCGCCGGTTGCCAGAGCATTTATCAGCTCCTGTACGAAAGCGAAACCACGCCAACAACCAACCACCCATCACAAAAAGAGGAGGAAAGAAAAAAATGA
- the aroQ gene encoding type II 3-dehydroquinate dehydratase — MATIIVLNGPNLNLLGIREPGHYGNKTLTDIRQSLEKMAGELNHCLHFHQNNAEHEIVELIHQAYHDRADFIIINPAAFTHTSVAVRDALLATKIPFIEVHLSNVHAREPFRKHSYFSDIAKGVICGLGATGYELALQAAHQILAERP, encoded by the coding sequence ATGGCGACGATTATCGTATTGAATGGACCGAATTTGAATTTATTGGGTATCCGCGAACCTGGCCACTACGGTAACAAGACGCTGACAGACATCAGGCAATCCCTGGAAAAAATGGCCGGGGAGCTGAATCACTGCCTTCATTTCCATCAAAACAACGCAGAGCACGAAATCGTCGAGTTGATCCATCAGGCTTATCACGACCGGGCCGACTTCATCATCATCAATCCGGCGGCTTTCACCCATACCAGCGTCGCCGTTCGCGACGCCTTGCTGGCGACAAAAATTCCTTTTATCGAGGTTCATTTATCGAACGTGCATGCGCGCGAACCTTTTAGAAAACATTCCTATTTTTCGGATATCGCCAAAGGCGTTATTTGCGGATTAGGTGCAACGGGATACGAACTGGCCTTACAGGCCGCTCATCAGATATTAGCCGAGAGACCATAA
- a CDS encoding DUF58 domain-containing protein, which translates to MTLSSFKSFFRKSRFFLVEPAGEAPVTLDHRVIFIFPTVRGAGFAFLLFILLLVAFVYNNNLVYLLTFWLASIFFISILHCYHSLAGLILEKGSARPVFAGEPLNFSLYVTNPASTERPNLVVGKQRPEPLMIQPNSKTRVAVPLPTHTRGWHEAGTITISSTYPLGLFRSWAHIRFDMKALVYPKPSALRLPFPEAASDGPDQQGAGPKGDEDFYGFREYQAGDSGRRIHWKAFAKGQGLLSKQYGVESPAQIWLKYEEAPGQDVEQRLSRLCRWVIDADEAGIAYGLSLPGLHLGPDCGERHRQKCLEALALF; encoded by the coding sequence TTGACTCTTTCTTCGTTCAAGAGCTTTTTCCGGAAGAGCCGGTTTTTTCTGGTCGAGCCTGCCGGCGAGGCCCCCGTCACGCTGGATCACCGGGTCATCTTTATTTTTCCGACTGTCCGGGGGGCGGGATTTGCGTTTTTATTGTTCATACTGCTTTTGGTGGCGTTCGTTTATAACAACAATCTGGTCTATTTGTTGACCTTTTGGCTGGCCAGTATTTTTTTTATCAGCATCTTGCATTGCTACCATTCGCTGGCCGGCCTGATCCTGGAGAAAGGCTCCGCCCGGCCTGTTTTCGCCGGAGAGCCGCTCAATTTTAGCCTCTATGTCACCAACCCGGCCTCGACGGAGCGTCCGAATCTGGTGGTCGGCAAGCAGAGGCCCGAACCGCTGATGATTCAACCGAACAGTAAAACGCGCGTCGCCGTTCCTTTGCCGACGCACACCCGGGGCTGGCATGAAGCCGGTACGATCACGATTTCCAGCACGTACCCCCTGGGACTTTTCCGCTCGTGGGCGCATATCCGGTTTGACATGAAGGCGCTGGTGTATCCGAAGCCTTCGGCGCTGCGGCTGCCATTTCCCGAAGCGGCATCGGACGGCCCTGATCAGCAAGGAGCGGGACCAAAAGGCGACGAAGATTTCTACGGCTTCCGGGAATATCAGGCCGGGGATTCCGGACGGCGCATTCACTGGAAAGCATTCGCCAAAGGTCAGGGGCTGCTGAGCAAACAGTACGGCGTCGAAAGCCCGGCGCAAATCTGGCTGAAATATGAAGAAGCGCCGGGGCAGGACGTCGAACAGCGCTTGAGCCGGTTGTGCCGCTGGGTCATCGATGCCGACGAGGCCGGTATCGCCTATGGCTTGTCGTTGCCCGGACTGCATCTGGGGCCCGATTGCGGCGAGCGGCACCGGCAAAAATGCCTGGAGGCCCTGGCGCTGTTTTAG
- a CDS encoding AAA family ATPase, with amino-acid sequence MQNAINRLLDSANRVILGKQRQIRLALCCLLARGHLLIEDIPGVGKTTLAHTLARLLGLDYQRIQFTSDLLPADILGSSVFDPKQHQFTFHPGPIFNQMILADEINRSTPKAQSALLEAMEERQVTIEGKTYPLPRPFFVIATQNPSHQIGTFPLPESQLDRFLMRIELGYPDPEAERRLLTGQNRQHLIDSLTVALAPELLGRMQEAVTQVHASEALLDYCQAIIRYTRESPDCPAGLSPRGGLALLRAARAWAFMDGRNAVIPEDLQAVLAAVAGHRIRSGGGNAEAAVAPILAKVPVL; translated from the coding sequence ATGCAAAATGCAATAAACCGTCTATTGGACTCGGCCAACCGGGTCATACTCGGCAAACAGCGTCAAATCCGCCTTGCCTTGTGCTGTCTTCTGGCGCGGGGCCATCTGCTGATCGAAGACATTCCGGGCGTCGGCAAAACCACGCTGGCGCACACGCTGGCGCGGCTTCTGGGGCTGGATTACCAACGAATCCAGTTTACCAGCGATTTGTTGCCGGCCGATATTCTGGGCTCTTCCGTATTCGACCCCAAGCAGCATCAATTTACTTTCCATCCGGGGCCTATTTTTAATCAGATGATTCTGGCCGACGAGATCAACCGGTCGACGCCCAAAGCGCAAAGCGCGCTGCTGGAAGCGATGGAAGAGCGCCAGGTGACCATCGAAGGCAAGACCTATCCGCTGCCGCGGCCTTTTTTCGTGATCGCCACCCAGAATCCGTCACATCAGATCGGTACGTTTCCTTTGCCCGAATCGCAATTGGACCGCTTCCTGATGCGGATCGAATTGGGCTATCCCGATCCCGAAGCGGAAAGGCGGTTGCTGACCGGTCAAAACCGGCAGCATTTGATCGATTCCCTGACGGTGGCGCTGGCGCCGGAGCTGCTGGGACGGATGCAGGAAGCGGTGACCCAGGTCCATGCTTCCGAGGCTTTGCTGGATTATTGCCAGGCGATCATCCGTTATACCCGCGAATCCCCCGACTGCCCGGCCGGCCTTTCGCCGCGGGGCGGACTGGCTCTGCTGAGGGCGGCCAGAGCCTGGGCCTTCATGGACGGGCGCAATGCCGTGATTCCGGAAGACCTGCAAGCCGTTCTGGCGGCCGTCGCGGGCCACCGGATCCGTTCGGGCGGCGGCAACGCCGAAGCGGCGGTCGCTCCCATTCTCGCTAAAGTGCCGGTCCTTTGA
- the accB gene encoding acetyl-CoA carboxylase biotin carboxyl carrier protein, whose amino-acid sequence MDIRKIKKLIEIIEESDIAELEIKEGEEAIRISRYSSAAAPVVYASAPAPAPSAAPMAAPSAATPAEEKISGHVVKSPMVGTFYRSASPGAKVFTDVGQKVQVGDTLCIIEAMKILNQIEADKSGIVTKIMVENGQPVEYGQPLFIIE is encoded by the coding sequence ATGGATATTAGAAAAATAAAAAAACTCATAGAGATCATCGAAGAATCGGACATTGCCGAGTTGGAGATTAAGGAAGGAGAAGAAGCCATCCGTATCAGCCGTTATTCAAGCGCCGCGGCGCCCGTCGTCTATGCTTCGGCGCCGGCGCCCGCCCCGTCGGCCGCGCCGATGGCCGCGCCGTCTGCCGCGACCCCGGCCGAGGAGAAGATTAGCGGTCACGTGGTCAAGTCGCCGATGGTGGGAACGTTTTACCGGTCCGCCTCACCCGGCGCCAAAGTGTTCACCGACGTCGGTCAAAAAGTTCAGGTCGGCGATACCTTGTGCATCATCGAAGCGATGAAGATCCTCAATCAGATCGAGGCGGACAAAAGCGGCATCGTGACCAAAATTATGGTCGAAAACGGCCAGCCGGTCGAATACGGCCAACCCTTGTTCATCATTGAATAA
- a CDS encoding class I SAM-dependent rRNA methyltransferase, whose amino-acid sequence MSYPEIFLKKNEDKRLRLGHLWVFSNEVDTQRSPLDRFRAGELVQLTGHDGKALGTAYVNPNALICARLLSRKANLKVGTHFFKERLATALTLREKLFDRPFYRLVFGESDGLPGVVIDRFGTVFSVQITTAGIEQRKDVLVSALTELFDPEAVVLKNDTGHRQLEGLGMESEIVYGRLPEPLIIEENGARFKIDVLGGQKTGWFYDHRDSRKRVARLAQGRRVLDLFSYTGAWGVPAAMAGALEVTCVDGSEAALGLAEENAGLNGVGPSMRFVHEDVFEFLKRARRENQLFDLVVLDPPALIKRKKDFKQGYEAYRRLNHLALQVLAKNGVLVSASCSFHLGRDHLHELLRSSGRHIDRHLVFFASGGQGGDHPVDPAIPETEYLKTFFCAVSSSL is encoded by the coding sequence ATGTCCTATCCCGAAATTTTTTTAAAAAAGAACGAAGACAAGCGTTTGCGCCTTGGGCATTTGTGGGTGTTCAGCAACGAAGTCGACACGCAGCGTTCCCCGCTCGACCGTTTCCGCGCGGGCGAACTCGTCCAATTGACCGGGCATGACGGCAAAGCGCTCGGCACCGCCTACGTCAACCCCAACGCCCTGATCTGCGCGAGATTGCTGTCAAGAAAAGCCAATCTCAAGGTCGGCACTCATTTCTTCAAGGAACGGCTGGCTACGGCCTTGACGCTGCGGGAAAAGCTCTTCGATCGACCGTTTTACCGTCTGGTTTTCGGTGAAAGCGACGGCTTGCCGGGCGTGGTCATCGACCGGTTCGGGACGGTGTTTTCGGTGCAGATTACCACCGCCGGCATCGAACAACGCAAGGACGTCCTGGTCTCCGCCCTGACCGAATTGTTCGATCCCGAGGCCGTCGTGCTGAAAAACGATACCGGACATCGGCAACTGGAGGGTTTGGGCATGGAATCCGAAATCGTTTACGGCAGACTGCCCGAGCCTCTGATCATCGAAGAAAACGGCGCCCGCTTCAAAATCGACGTCCTGGGCGGCCAGAAAACCGGCTGGTTTTACGACCATCGCGACAGCCGCAAGCGGGTGGCCCGGCTTGCGCAAGGGCGGCGCGTGCTGGACCTGTTCTCGTATACCGGCGCCTGGGGCGTTCCGGCGGCGATGGCGGGAGCGCTCGAAGTCACCTGCGTCGACGGGTCGGAAGCGGCCCTCGGACTGGCGGAGGAGAATGCCGGACTCAACGGCGTTGGGCCGAGCATGCGTTTCGTTCATGAGGACGTGTTTGAATTTCTGAAACGGGCGCGCCGGGAAAACCAACTGTTCGATCTTGTCGTACTGGACCCTCCCGCGCTGATCAAGCGCAAGAAAGATTTCAAACAGGGTTACGAAGCCTATCGGCGGCTGAACCATCTGGCTTTGCAGGTGCTGGCGAAAAACGGCGTACTGGTCTCGGCATCGTGTTCCTTTCATCTGGGCCGGGACCACCTTCACGAATTGCTGCGTTCTTCGGGACGGCACATCGACCGCCATCTGGTCTTTTTTGCCAGCGGCGGCCAGGGGGGGGACCATCCGGTCGATCCGGCCATCCCGGAGACCGAGTATTTGAAGACGTTTTTTTGTGCGGTTTCATCGAGTTTATAA
- a CDS encoding zinc-ribbon and DUF3426 domain-containing protein gives MITRCPECRQPLAVTVAQLRDNRGMVRCEQCACLFDALPFISEGDEKAAGADLHIPNEPLPWETGKRPVSRYWTIGAIFGMLLLTGQFFYFEGASLLQKPSVRGWAETLCGHLSCKLPVYRNLDDFEILHRSFESLPDGHYIFKIVFSNQAAFRQNYPNLKLTLLDFAGNPVARRVFLPPDYLAGSSEEKWMAANKTAEISLNIAAPQTKVGGYDFELTY, from the coding sequence ATGATCACGCGCTGCCCCGAATGCCGGCAACCGCTCGCGGTGACCGTAGCGCAACTGCGCGATAATCGGGGCATGGTGCGCTGCGAACAGTGCGCCTGCCTGTTCGATGCCTTGCCGTTCATCAGCGAAGGCGATGAGAAGGCCGCCGGCGCGGACTTGCACATTCCTAACGAGCCGTTGCCTTGGGAGACCGGCAAACGGCCCGTTTCCCGCTACTGGACGATCGGAGCGATTTTCGGGATGCTGCTGCTGACGGGGCAGTTTTTTTATTTCGAAGGGGCGTCGCTGCTGCAAAAACCGTCTGTTCGCGGTTGGGCCGAAACCCTGTGCGGGCACTTGAGCTGCAAGCTGCCGGTCTACCGCAATCTGGACGATTTCGAGATATTGCACCGGTCGTTCGAGTCGTTGCCCGACGGCCATTATATTTTCAAGATCGTGTTCAGCAATCAGGCGGCGTTCCGGCAGAATTATCCGAATCTGAAGCTGACCTTGCTCGATTTTGCCGGAAACCCCGTGGCTCGCCGGGTGTTTCTTCCGCCGGATTATCTGGCCGGTTCGTCGGAGGAAAAATGGATGGCGGCGAACAAGACGGCGGAAATCAGCCTCAACATCGCCGCTCCGCAAACGAAAGTCGGCGGTTACGATTTCGAATTGACCTATTGA
- the prmA gene encoding 50S ribosomal protein L11 methyltransferase has translation MTWHQISVITDKDTAPALADLLSDLGAVSVTYMDAEDEPVYEPGIGETVIWSHTEVIALFEIDAEPDLIAAAARAKYRPELLREWRHERIEDQPWERAWMEHYHPMKFAERLWVCPTGQEQAEPGTVCLTLDPGLAFGTGTHPTTALCLEWLAGHDLTGKTLIDYGCGSGILAVAGILLGARSAYAVDIDPQALTATESNAVKNNVQDKIHCFLPEQLPALQADVVLANILAKPLCELSDRICALLAPGGQLILSGILKEQSASVVDAYRNAVRFQAPVQQEDWILLAGTRSRAR, from the coding sequence ATGACCTGGCATCAAATTTCCGTCATTACCGATAAAGACACCGCGCCCGCGCTGGCCGACCTGCTCAGCGATCTGGGTGCGGTGTCGGTTACCTACATGGATGCCGAGGACGAGCCGGTGTACGAGCCCGGCATCGGAGAAACGGTCATCTGGAGCCATACGGAAGTGATTGCGCTGTTCGAAATCGATGCCGAGCCCGATCTGATCGCTGCCGCGGCACGCGCGAAATACCGGCCGGAGCTCCTGCGCGAATGGCGCCATGAGCGGATTGAGGATCAGCCATGGGAGCGGGCCTGGATGGAGCATTACCATCCGATGAAATTTGCCGAAAGGCTCTGGGTCTGCCCTACCGGCCAGGAGCAGGCCGAGCCCGGCACCGTGTGCCTGACTCTCGACCCCGGCCTTGCTTTCGGCACCGGCACCCATCCGACCACGGCTTTGTGCCTCGAATGGCTGGCCGGCCACGACCTGACCGGTAAAACCCTGATCGATTACGGCTGCGGTTCGGGCATTCTGGCGGTCGCCGGCATCCTCCTGGGCGCCCGGTCGGCTTACGCGGTGGACATCGATCCCCAGGCCCTGACCGCCACCGAAAGCAATGCCGTCAAGAACAACGTGCAGGATAAGATCCACTGTTTTTTGCCGGAACAATTGCCGGCGCTTCAGGCCGACGTCGTCCTGGCCAATATTCTGGCCAAGCCGTTGTGCGAGTTGAGCGACAGGATTTGCGCCTTGCTCGCGCCGGGAGGGCAGTTGATTCTGTCCGGCATCCTCAAGGAGCAGTCCGCGTCGGTCGTTGACGCCTACCGGAACGCCGTGCGCTTCCAGGCGCCGGTGCAGCAGGAAGACTGGATCTTACTGGCGGGCACCCGAAGCCGAGCCCGATGA
- a CDS encoding TraR/DksA family transcriptional regulator codes for MKEYEEIRGNLIEMLEDLNDRLARITDDVKHADEPLAKDSEEKATQTENDEVLDYLGNATRTEIEKIKLAIARIDRGDYGICLSCGEPIAKERLKALPYSNLCIKCATQSGC; via the coding sequence GTGAAAGAATATGAAGAGATACGCGGCAACTTGATTGAAATGCTGGAAGACCTGAATGACCGCCTGGCCCGCATCACCGACGACGTGAAGCATGCCGACGAGCCGCTGGCGAAAGATTCCGAAGAAAAGGCGACGCAAACGGAAAACGACGAAGTTCTGGACTACTTAGGAAACGCCACCCGCACCGAAATCGAAAAGATCAAGCTGGCGATCGCCCGGATCGATCGCGGCGATTACGGAATCTGCCTGAGCTGCGGCGAACCGATCGCGAAAGAACGCCTGAAAGCCCTGCCCTACTCCAATCTGTGCATCAAATGCGCCACTCAATCCGGATGCTGA
- the dusB gene encoding tRNA dihydrouridine synthase DusB, with protein MQIGPYTLANNLILAPMAGITDRPFRELCKQFGAELAVSEMVASNPALRGHGRTLLKADHSGEVGLRSVQIVGTDPRHMAEAARFNAGRGAHLIDINMGCPAKKVCSVAAGSALLRNEKLVGDILEAVVAAVDVPVTLKIRTGWNLENRNAVAIAHIAENAGIAALTVHGRTRACKFNGQAEYETIKKVKESVRIPVIANGDIDSPEKARYVLAETGADAVMIGRAACGNPWLFGQIDRFLNHGIKAEKPSLAVFRDTIANHLEKLYIFYGNAIGVKMARKHIGWYFGPYASIGQDIRNRINQASIPSQQIMLVHSALDLLT; from the coding sequence ATGCAAATCGGCCCTTATACATTGGCTAACAATCTGATTCTGGCGCCGATGGCGGGAATCACCGACCGCCCGTTCCGGGAACTGTGCAAACAGTTCGGCGCGGAGCTGGCCGTTTCGGAAATGGTGGCGTCCAACCCGGCTTTGCGGGGGCACGGCAGAACGTTACTGAAAGCCGATCATAGCGGCGAGGTCGGCCTGCGCTCGGTGCAGATCGTCGGGACCGATCCCCGACACATGGCCGAGGCCGCCCGGTTTAATGCCGGGCGGGGGGCTCATCTGATCGACATCAATATGGGCTGCCCGGCCAAAAAAGTCTGTTCGGTGGCCGCCGGCTCGGCTCTGTTAAGGAACGAGAAACTGGTCGGCGACATCCTGGAGGCGGTGGTCGCCGCCGTCGACGTCCCGGTCACGCTGAAAATACGCACCGGCTGGAATCTAGAGAATCGTAATGCGGTGGCCATAGCGCACATCGCCGAAAACGCCGGCATTGCCGCGCTGACCGTTCATGGGCGTACCCGGGCCTGCAAATTCAACGGCCAGGCCGAGTATGAAACCATTAAGAAAGTGAAAGAGTCGGTCCGAATTCCGGTGATCGCCAACGGCGATATCGATTCCCCGGAAAAAGCCCGGTACGTGCTGGCCGAAACCGGAGCCGACGCCGTCATGATCGGGCGGGCCGCCTGCGGCAATCCCTGGTTGTTCGGCCAGATCGATCGTTTTCTCAACCATGGAATAAAAGCCGAAAAGCCGTCTCTTGCGGTTTTCCGCGATACGATCGCGAATCATCTGGAAAAGCTATATATTTTTTACGGTAATGCAATTGGTGTTAAAATGGCCAGAAAACACATAGGCTGGTACTTCGGACCTTACGCCTCGATCGGCCAGGATATTCGAAACCGCATCAATCAAGCTTCCATTCCATCCCAACAAATAATGCTGGTGCATTCGGCATTGGATCTTTTAACATGA